The Arthrobacter russicus genome has a segment encoding these proteins:
- a CDS encoding M15 family metallopeptidase — protein MALEPNRRNVLGLVFGTAGLAALTACSNGPTPDGPTTDGGSAAETGSSAAAAATGEVPAPAQSAPRWNLDDPASLTVIVNKHRPLNPMAFEPGDLVSPSIASSSGRTELLRAPAAEDLNRLAGAAKVAGAPFLILSAFRSYDTQVGTYNSWVSSLGRAQADIASARPGFSEHQTGLAVDIGDSGNCNLRGCFAEQPAGQWVKDNCHRFGFVVRYQPGMQQISGYQPEPWHLRYLGIEVASDVVSSGKKTLEEYFGLAAAPDYL, from the coding sequence GTGGCGTTGGAACCGAATCGACGGAACGTTTTAGGCCTGGTTTTCGGCACCGCCGGGCTGGCCGCGCTGACCGCCTGCTCGAATGGGCCGACGCCAGACGGGCCGACGACGGATGGCGGATCTGCGGCGGAAACCGGCAGCAGCGCCGCGGCGGCGGCCACCGGCGAAGTCCCGGCACCGGCCCAGTCCGCACCGCGCTGGAACCTGGACGACCCGGCATCGCTGACCGTCATCGTCAACAAGCACCGCCCGCTCAACCCCATGGCGTTCGAGCCTGGCGACCTGGTCAGCCCATCGATCGCCAGCAGTTCCGGCCGGACCGAGCTGCTCCGTGCTCCCGCAGCCGAGGACTTGAACCGACTCGCCGGAGCTGCCAAGGTCGCCGGGGCCCCGTTCCTCATCCTCAGTGCATTCCGTTCCTACGACACCCAGGTAGGCACCTACAACTCCTGGGTCTCCTCATTGGGCCGGGCCCAGGCCGACATCGCCTCAGCCCGGCCCGGGTTCTCCGAGCATCAAACCGGGCTGGCCGTGGACATCGGCGATTCCGGCAACTGCAACCTCCGGGGCTGCTTCGCCGAGCAACCGGCCGGCCAATGGGTCAAAGACAATTGCCACCGCTTCGGCTTCGTGGTCCGGTACCAGCCGGGGATGCAGCAAATCAGCGGCTATCAGCCGGAGCCCTGGCACCTCCGGTACCTGGGCATCGAGGTCGCCAGCGACGTTGTATCTTCCGGTAAGAAGACCTTGGAAGAGTACTTCGGATTGGCTGCGGCACCGGATTATCTTTAG